One region of Pseudomonas sp. B21-040 genomic DNA includes:
- the nirB gene encoding nitrite reductase large subunit NirB, producing MNSNVAALNKLQTLIVIGNGMVGHHCVEQLIERGALEHYRLQVFSEEPMRAYDRVHLSEYFSGRDAESLALGDASLYQTPGVTLHLGVPVLEIDRDRRQVITAQGCVAYDKLILATGSYPFVPPIEGAEGDSRLVYRTLEDLDAIRAAAVNARRGVVVGGGLLGLEAANALKSLGLEAHVVEFAPRLMPVQLDEMGGLALKSQIERLGVGVHLSRGTQSISAGEDYRYRMNFANDEFLEADLIVFSAGIRAQDALARQCMLDIGPRGGVVIDDECLSSDPNIYAIGECASWNGSLFGLVAPGYQMARSVAARLCDQVAEPFMGADMSTKLKLLGVDVGSIGDAHGNTPGARSYQFIDETTASYRRLVVDASGKHVLGAVLVGDNSYYDTLLQYMQNAIALPAEPASLILPSSEGAPTLGPGALPESATVCSCHNVTKGSICSAIDGGCTDLGLLKSQTKACTGCGGCAGLLKQVFEHELIARGVSVDKSLCEHFAYTRQELYALVRVEGVITFEELLAKHGRGHTGCDVCKPAVGSILASCWNQPIMDASLVPLQDTNDTFMANMQKNGTYSVVPRIPGGEITADKLIAIGVVAKKYDLYTKITGGQRIDLFGAQLHQLPDIWGELIEAGFETGHAYGKSTRTVKSCVGSTWCRYGVQDSVKMALMIEDRYKGLRSPHKLKFAVSGCTRECAEAQSKDVGVIATEKGWNLYIAGNGGMRPRHAELFATDLDDATLIRYIDRFLMFYIRTADKLQRTSVWRESLEGGLDYLKDVIINDSLGLGAELESQMQLVVDRYECEWANALKDPEKIKRFRTFVNDKRPDPDIHFVQERGQRRPIMAAELNLIPVTEEIA from the coding sequence CAATGGCATGGTCGGACACCATTGTGTTGAACAGTTGATCGAGCGGGGCGCGCTTGAGCATTACCGGCTACAGGTGTTCAGCGAGGAGCCGATGCGCGCCTACGACCGCGTGCACCTTTCCGAGTACTTCTCCGGCCGCGATGCCGAGTCGCTGGCCCTCGGTGACGCCTCGCTGTACCAGACGCCGGGCGTGACGCTACATCTGGGTGTGCCGGTGCTGGAAATCGACCGCGACCGCCGCCAGGTGATCACCGCGCAAGGGTGTGTTGCTTACGACAAATTGATCCTGGCCACCGGGTCTTATCCATTCGTGCCGCCCATCGAGGGCGCTGAAGGCGATTCGCGCCTGGTGTATCGAACCCTGGAAGACCTCGACGCGATCCGTGCTGCCGCTGTCAATGCGCGACGTGGTGTCGTGGTGGGTGGTGGTCTGTTGGGGCTCGAAGCCGCCAATGCCCTGAAGAGCCTGGGTCTGGAAGCGCATGTTGTTGAGTTCGCCCCGCGCTTGATGCCGGTGCAGTTGGACGAAATGGGTGGGCTTGCACTGAAGTCGCAGATCGAGCGGCTTGGCGTCGGTGTGCACCTGTCGCGCGGCACTCAATCGATCAGCGCGGGCGAGGATTACCGCTATCGCATGAATTTCGCCAACGACGAATTTCTTGAGGCCGACCTGATCGTGTTCTCGGCGGGTATCCGCGCACAAGATGCGCTCGCCCGTCAGTGCATGCTCGACATCGGTCCGCGTGGTGGCGTGGTCATTGATGACGAATGCCTGAGCAGCGACCCGAATATTTACGCGATCGGCGAGTGCGCGTCCTGGAATGGCAGCCTTTTCGGACTGGTCGCCCCGGGCTACCAAATGGCGCGCAGCGTCGCGGCGCGTTTGTGTGACCAAGTAGCTGAGCCGTTCATGGGCGCCGACATGTCGACCAAGCTCAAGTTGCTGGGTGTTGATGTCGGCTCCATCGGCGACGCTCACGGCAACACACCCGGCGCGCGCAGCTATCAGTTCATCGACGAAACCACGGCCAGCTACCGTCGATTGGTCGTGGATGCTTCGGGCAAGCACGTACTCGGTGCCGTATTGGTCGGTGATAACAGCTATTACGACACGCTGCTGCAATACATGCAGAACGCTATTGCCTTGCCGGCGGAACCCGCCAGCCTGATTCTGCCGTCGTCCGAAGGGGCGCCGACCCTGGGGCCGGGCGCGTTGCCTGAATCGGCCACAGTCTGTTCCTGCCATAACGTCACCAAGGGTTCCATTTGTTCGGCCATCGACGGTGGCTGCACTGACCTCGGTTTGCTCAAGTCGCAAACCAAAGCGTGCACCGGTTGCGGTGGGTGCGCCGGTTTGCTCAAGCAAGTTTTCGAGCATGAGCTGATTGCCCGAGGCGTCAGTGTCGATAAAAGCCTGTGCGAACACTTCGCCTATACGCGTCAGGAGCTGTATGCGCTGGTGCGCGTAGAAGGGGTGATCACTTTCGAAGAGCTGCTGGCCAAGCATGGTCGTGGCCACACGGGTTGCGATGTCTGCAAGCCGGCCGTGGGCTCGATCCTCGCGTCGTGCTGGAACCAGCCGATCATGGACGCCTCGCTGGTGCCGTTGCAGGACACCAACGACACCTTCATGGCCAACATGCAGAAAAACGGCACCTATTCAGTCGTGCCGCGCATTCCCGGTGGCGAAATCACGGCGGACAAATTGATCGCGATTGGGGTGGTGGCGAAAAAATATGACCTCTACACCAAAATCACCGGCGGCCAGCGGATCGACCTGTTCGGTGCTCAATTGCATCAGTTGCCGGATATCTGGGGCGAGCTGATCGAGGCCGGATTCGAGACCGGGCATGCCTATGGCAAATCGACCCGGACGGTGAAGTCCTGTGTCGGCAGTACCTGGTGCCGCTATGGCGTGCAAGACAGCGTAAAAATGGCCCTGATGATCGAAGACCGCTACAAGGGCCTGCGCTCGCCGCACAAGCTCAAATTCGCGGTATCCGGTTGCACCCGCGAGTGCGCCGAGGCCCAGAGCAAAGACGTGGGCGTGATCGCCACTGAAAAAGGCTGGAACCTCTATATCGCCGGCAACGGCGGTATGCGCCCACGGCATGCCGAGCTGTTCGCCACCGACCTCGACGATGCGACCCTGATCCGCTACATCGACCGCTTCCTGATGTTCTACATCCGCACCGCCGACAAACTGCAGCGAACCTCGGTGTGGCGCGAAAGCCTGGAGGGCGGCCTCGATTACCTCAAGGACGTGATCATCAACGACAGCCTCGGGCTTGGCGCCGAGCTCGAATCGCAGATGCAACTGGTGGTCGATCGCTACGAATGCGAGTGGGCCAATGCGCTCAAGGACCCGGAAAAAATCAAACGATTCCGTACCTTCGTCAACGATAAACGCCCCGACCCGGATATTCATTTTGTCCAGGAGCGTGGTCAGCGGCGCCCGATCATGGCCGCCGAACTCAACCTTATCCCGGTTACCGAGGAGATTGCATGA
- the nirD gene encoding nitrite reductase small subunit NirD has product MSAPTTQRIDSLASADVWQTVCEHQDLVSNSGVVVWLDGAQVALFYLPTAHGKTLYAIDNHDPQSGANVIGRGLIGSIKGDLVVASPIYKQHFRLEDGSCLEYPQQRLRVWPVRLNGDVVEVGVA; this is encoded by the coding sequence ATGAGCGCACCCACTACCCAACGCATCGATTCCCTGGCCAGCGCCGATGTCTGGCAAACGGTGTGCGAGCACCAGGACCTGGTGAGCAATTCTGGCGTCGTCGTATGGCTCGACGGCGCGCAAGTGGCGCTGTTCTACCTGCCGACGGCACACGGCAAGACCCTGTACGCCATCGACAACCATGATCCGCAGTCCGGGGCGAACGTCATCGGCCGTGGATTGATCGGCAGCATCAAGGGCGATCTGGTCGTTGCTTCACCGATCTACAAGCAGCATTTCCGTCTGGAGGACGGCAGTTGCCTGGAGTACCCGCAACAGCGTCTGCGTGTCTGGCCAGTGCGGTTGAACGGCGACGTGGTCGAAGTCGGCGTGGCCTGA
- a CDS encoding CBS domain-containing protein produces the protein MKTAAQLLKLKVVQNQHVHSIAPDQMVLDAMKLMSEKNVGALPVIENGQVVGVISERDYARKVVLQGRSSVGTPVRDIMSAPVVTADSQQSVERCMTVMTDSHLRHLPVVEGGELIGLLSIGDLVKEAIVEQAELIRQLEHYIRGH, from the coding sequence ATGAAAACAGCCGCACAGCTACTGAAACTGAAAGTCGTACAAAACCAGCACGTGCATAGCATTGCACCTGATCAGATGGTGCTGGACGCGATGAAGCTGATGTCCGAGAAAAACGTCGGCGCGCTGCCCGTCATCGAAAACGGGCAGGTGGTTGGCGTGATCAGCGAGCGCGACTATGCCCGCAAGGTGGTTTTGCAGGGCCGTTCCTCAGTCGGTACACCTGTGCGCGACATCATGAGCGCCCCGGTCGTGACCGCCGACAGCCAACAGAGTGTGGAGCGTTGCATGACGGTCATGACCGACAGTCATCTGCGCCATCTGCCGGTAGTGGAGGGCGGCGAGTTGATCGGTTTGTTGTCGATCGGTGATCTGGTCAAAGAAGCCATTGTCGAGCAAGCGGAATTGATTCGGCAGTTGGAACACTACATTCGCGGGCACTAA